The sequence TGAATTATGCCCAGGCAGATTTTATGGGAACTTCCTATGATGACGGAAACCGCAGCTTTGCAAATGGCGAAGCAGCAATGCTGATTAACGGCGTGTGGACCGTACCTGAAATCAAAAAAACCAATGAATCCATTAATCTTGATATGTTTGCTTATCCGGCAACCAATGATAAGAGTAAAAATAAGGTTGTATCCGGAATCGATGTCATGCTTATGGTGACAAACCAATGCAAAAACCCGGAAGCTGCCAAGCGTTTTGTGTCATTTATGTTGGAACCGGAAAACAGTCAGCTTTACATTAACGAGCAGTTTGCATTTTCTCCGGTGGAAGGCGTTGTACAGGAGGATGCTTCGGTGGCCGGACTGGCAAAGGATATTGCAGATGGAAAGGTTACGGATTTTGTAGACCATTATTATCCCAACGGTTATAATCTGTCTGCTATTTTATCCGAGTTTTTCTTAAACAAGGCAAATGGTATGGATGAAAGCGAAAACATTGCTGCAATACTGAAAAAGTGCGATGAACAATATGATATCCTCAATACCCGTTAAGCCTGGTAAAAGGAGGATAAGGCATTGAATAAACATAGAAGTAACCATATCAGTCCAGCGTTCTATCTTATGGTGGTTCCCGTGGCAGCACTGTTCTTTTTACTCCATACGGTTCCCTTTCTAAAAGGTATCTTTTACAGCTTTACCAACTGGAAGGGCTATGGGAACTGGGAATTTATCGGTTTTAAAAATTTCCTGCAGTTTTTTAAGGATCCTTCCATAAAGCAGGCCTATGGCTTTACCTTTCAGTTTGCACTTTCCGCCACTGTCCTTGTCAACGTATTAAGTCTGGCGCTGGCATGCGGGCTCAATGGGAAAATTCGTGGAAAGAATTTTTTAAAGGCGCTGTATTTCCTGCCATATATGCTGGGTACTCTGATCATCGGTTTTGTATTTAACTTTATCTTTGGAAATATCATTCCGGGATTTGGAAAATTGGCGGGTATCGATGGGCTGAGTGTCAATATCCTTGGTACCAGCAAAGCATGGCTTGGGGTTTTGTTCGTTACCGTCTGGCAATCCATGGCCTTTAACACCATGATCTATCTCTCCGGCCTTCAGACGGTGGATAAGGATATTTATGACGCGGCATCCGTTGACGGTGCCGTAGGCCTCCAGCGGTTTATCAAGATCACCTTCCCGCTGATCGCTCCTTTCTTTACCATCAATATGGTATTAAGTGTTAAGAGTTTTCTTATGGCATTTGACCAGATTATGGCAATGACAGGGGGAGGGCCCGGAACTGCGACCACTACGATCTCCATGTTGATTTATAAGCGGGGATTTGATGGCGGACAGTTTGCTTACCAGTCAGCCAATGCCGTTATTTTATTCTTGGTAGTGTCGTCAATTTCCGTATTCCAGCTAAAGATTTTAGAAAAAAGGGAGGCGAAAATAAACTGATGAAAGAGAAAGAAAAGACCAATTGGCTCCTGACAATCCTTCTGTCGGCAATCGCTGTTTTCGTTATCCTGGGCCCCCTTTATATTACGGTGGTAATAGCATTGAAATCACCGTCAGACATGGAACATGTACTGGCACTTCCCACTTCCCTGCACTTAGAGAATTTTTCCAGGGCATGGGTGCTTACCGACTATCCAAAGAAGTTCTTAAATACATTTTTTATCACAAGCATCAATCTGGTGTTTACCATCCTGACTAATTCCATGGCGGCTTATGCCATTATACGGAATAAGGATAAAAGCAGATTTTTCAATCTCATGTATTATTATTTTATCAGCGCCATGTTTATCCCTTTTAATGTGATTATGCTTCCCCTGGTAAAACAGGCCTCAGCCTTTCACTTGGATAACATCTATGGCATCACATTAATTTATATTATATTCGGACTGCCCATGAATACGTTTCTTTATTCAGGTTACATCAAATCCCTGCCTGTGGCATTAGAGGAGGCGGCGAGGATCGACGGGGCGGATACGTTCCAGACCTTTTGGCGCATTATATTTCCGCTTCTTAAGCCCATGAGCGCTACAGTGGCAATCCTGTCCTTTATGTGGACCTGGAATGACTTCCTGATGCCCCTTGTTTTGCTGAGCGATGCAAGCCAGCAAACCTTACAGTTGGCCCAGTATGTGTTTAAAGGCCAGTTTTCCACGCAGTATAACCTTGCCTTTGCCTCGTATTTGATGGTGCTGCTGCCAGTTTTAGCGGTATATGTTTTTTGTCAGAAATGGATCATCGCAGGAGTGACTAGCGGATCTGTAAAAGCTTAACGGAAGGAAAAAGAATATGGACAGAAAATGGTGGAAACAAGCGGTTATATATCAGATTTACCCCAGAAGCTTTAAGGACAGCAACGGGGATGGGATCGGAGATCTTCAAGGGATTATCTCCAAACTTGATTATTTGAAAGAACTTGGAGCAGATGCTCTCTGGCTCTCCCCGGTCTATTGTTCCCCACAGGATGACAATGGTTATGATATATCCAATTATCAGGATATTGATCCAATGTTCGGGAATTTAGAAGACATGGAAGAGTTGATTGTAAAAGCAGGCAGCCGTGGGATCCGGATTATCATGGACCTTGTTTTAAACCATTCTTCCGATGAGCATCCATGGTTTACAGAGGCGAAAAAAAGTAAGGATAATCCCTATCATGATTATTATGTGTGGAGGGATGGCGTGGAAGGAACTGCTCCAAATGAACTAAGAGCCGCTTTTGGAGGCTCCGCCTGGGAGTGGGTTCCGGAACTTGGGCAATACTATTTCCATCAGTTTTCAGTGAAACAGCCGGATTTAAACTGGGATAACCCAAAAGTACGCCGGGAGATACAGGATATGATCCTTTGGTGGATGGAGAAAGGAGTCGGCGGGTTCCGGCTGGATGTCATCGATTTAATTGCCAAGGAGCCTGACCGGATGATCACAGCGGATGGGCCAAAGCTCCATGAATTTATACAGGAATTAAGCAGGGAGACCTTTCAGAAAGGAGATTTAGTCACCGTGGGTGAAGCATGGAGTGCAAATCCGGAAAATGCCGTTCGTTACAGCAATCCGGATGGCAGTGAGCTTTCCATGGTATTCCAGTTTGAGCATATCTGCCTTGACCAGAAAAAGGGCGGGGAAAAATGGGACATAGCCCCTCTTCCATTCCTGGAATTAAAGCGTGCCTTATCCACCTGGCAGGAATCCCTTTACTGCAAAGGCTGGAACAGCCTGTTCTGGAATAACCATGATCTGCCGAGAATTGTATCCCGCTGGGGAAATGATAAGGAATATCGAATAGAATCTGCCAAAATGTTTGCAATCCTCCTTCATGGAATGCAAGGCACCCCCTATATCTATCAGGGCGAAGAACTTGGAATGACCAATGTAAGATATGATATGGAAGACTACCGGGATATTGAAACGTTAAATATCTATAGGGAAAGAACCGGGGCCGGATATAATGAAGCAGATGTCATGGAGTCTATCTATACAAAAGGCCGGGATAATGCGAGAACACCGATGCAGTGGAATAATGGCAGAGAAGCTGGATTTACAGATGGAACTCCCTGGATCAAGGTGAATCCAAACTATCCCGAAATTAATGCAGAGGCCGCAATGGCAGATGAAAACTCTATTTTTCACCTTTACCAGAAGTTAATTGAATTAAGAAAAACCTACGACGTATTCGTAGATGGGAAATACCGGCTTCTGATGCCGGAGGATCCCGATCTGTTTGCCTATACCCGTACACTGGAAGAAACTACTTTGCTTGTAATTTGTAATTTTTACGATAAAACAGTTCATCTGCAGCTGCCGAAAGAGCTTGACCGTGAGAAAAAACAGTTAATCAGCTCTTATACGGATGAAGGCCTTACAGATGTGCTCAGGCCGTATGAAGCCAGAATGTATCTGATCAGGTAATTGAAAGGAGGAGAGCCGGAAACGGCTCTCTTCCTTCGTTTGTCTGCCATGGGCGTCTTTTACTGGCACTCATTCAGTTCTTCTAACACCTGGCTCATTAAATATTCAAATACCACAATCACCCTTGCATAAAAATAATTGGACTGCAGATTCCGGTCATCCAGCGTCTTATCATCCAAAATCGGAATATTGACGGTAGACGTACGGCCAATATAATTGCTCTGTTCTCCTGTAAAGGATACAATATCCACCTGATTTTCATTTGCGTAGTCAACAAGCTTTGCAATGGTATCTGTTTCCCCGCTCTTGGAAACTACGATAACAAGTGATGCGCCAAGACGGTTTTTATCATATACTGCATAGGCATTGGTCTTAATAACCCGGAAACCGGTTACCAATAGCTTACGCTCTATATATTCCGCCAGTGGTGAGGAAAATCCGGTAGCAGATACTAAAATAATATCATTTCTGTGTTTTTTTAACTGGCCCATAAAATCATTTAGTAATTCATCTGGTATATCGCTTATAAAGCTGGTAATATCCGACAGTCTTTCTCTATTTTTCCTATGACTCGTAATCATAAAATTAAGACGGTATATCATATCAGTATATCCGGTATATCCCATCTTTTTTGATAATTTGATGATCGTTGCAGCAGATACAAAATTTTGGTTTGCAACTTCACGTACTGCCATATGAAGTACCTGTTGATTATTTTCCAGAATATAATTTAATATCTGGGTTTCCGTATCTGTCAGCTTATATTTATCCGCCAGTTTATAAACATCAAATTTCATATCGCCCGCTCACCTTAATCCCTTCCGTTTTTATGATATCCCCTGATGTCAATATCATTCATCCCACTGGTCCATCAATTGGTGACCTCAGACAGCACCCTTGGCTTTAAGCAATGCTCTTAAGGCGCACAAGAAAAAAGACAGGCTGTCAGGTACTTCCTTTAGCCTGTCTTTCTTTCTTAAACCTCAGTCGTGATAAATATATCATAAATTGCCTTGATCGCTTCCTCAAAATCAGCATTTTTTACGCCAATGATGATGTTGAGTTCGCTGGATCCCTGGTCAATCATTTTTACGTTTACCCTGGAATGGGCAAGGGCCGAAAAGATTCTTCCGGCAGTCCCTCTGGTCGCCTTCATGCCACGGCCTACCACAGCCACCAGCGCAAGGTCTGATTCCATCTCAAGGAAATCTGGTTCTACGGCCCTGTGGATCCCTGCAATGACAGACTGCTCATAATCTTCAAATTCTGACTGATGAACAAAAACGGTCATGGTATCGATTCCTGACGGCATATGCTCAAAGGAAATGCCGTACTTTTCAAATACCTCAAGAACCTTTCTCCCAAAACCAACTTCCGCATTCATCATGGCCTTTTCAATGTTGATGGAGCAAAAGCCTTTCTTTCCTGCAATTCCCGTAATGGTATAATGAGGCTTTCTGCAGGTGCTCTCCACAATTAAAGTTCCTTTGTCATCAGGCTTATTGGTGTTCCGGATGTTGATTGGGATTCCTTCTTTTCTCACCGGGAAAATGGCATCCTCATGAAGAACACTGGCTCCCATATAGGCAAGCTCTCTTAACTCCCGGTATGTAATGGTCTCAATGACCTCAGGATTCTTGATGATTCTGGGATCAGCCACCAGGAAACCGGAAACATCCGTCCAGTTTTCATACATATCCGCATGAATGGCTTTTGCAACAATGGAGCCTGTTATATCGGAACCGCCTCTGGAAAAGGTCTTTATGGTCCCATCCTCCTTCGCTCCGTAAAAGCCCGGAATCACAGCTCTCTCCACATGTTCCAGGCGCTCTGAAAGCTCCTTATTGGTAAGCTCTGCATTAAAATTACCGTCTGCATCAAAGAAAATCACTTCAGCTGCGTCAATGAATTCGTAGCCTAAGTATTCCGCCATCACCATTCCATTTAAGTACTCTCCTCTGGAAGCCGCATAATCACGCCCAGCCTTTTTAAGGAAATTTTCTTCAATGGTCACAAACTCATGATCCAGATTCAGATTAATATGAAGTCCGTCAATGATCTCCATATAACGCTCCTTGATTTTTTCCAGAATCTTTTTATAGCTTTTTCCATCTGCTGCCCCATCATAACACTGGTATAACAGATCAGTCACCTTTTCATCCTTGTCATTTCGCTTGCCTGGTGCTGATGGCACCACAAACCGTCTGCTCTTATCCCCGCGGATGATCTCGCCAACTTTCTTAAACTGCTTTGCGCTGGCCAAAGAGCTTCCTCCGAATTTCACAACTTTTTTCATAGGCATATCTCCTCTGATACAGGTTATCATTACATATTTAACGGAAATAATATCCTAATTGGTATCAGCTGTCAAGTATTTTTCGATAATCATGCATAATTTTCCATTTTCATGCATAAACTTACTCTTCCATTTCCTGGTTTACCTTCTCTTCGCAGGAACGCATGGCGAGGATGGTTTTTTCAAACAGCTCATCAAGAGTCCAGCCTAAATTCTCTGCGCCTGACGCGATCACTTCCCTGGAACAGCCTGCCGCAAACTTCTTGTCCTTAAATTTTTTCTTAAGGCTTGAGACTTCTAAGTCCATAACACTTTTTGAAGGGCGCATCCTGGCGGCTGCTCCGATGAGTCCGGTCAGCTCATCCGCTGCAAACATGATCTTTTCCATCATATGCTCCGGCTCTACCTCAGAACATATGCCGTAGCCATGGCTGCATATGGCATGAACGAGTTCTTCTTCCGCACCGATTTCGGATAGAAGCTCCGGGGCCTTTATACAATGTTCCTCGGGAAACTGTTCAAAATCCACATCATGAAGCAGCCCTGCGATTCCCCAGAATTCTTCCTCTGATCCAAAACCCATTTCTCCTGCGTACCAGCGCATTACCCCTTCCACGGTCAGACCGTGAAGGAGGTGAAACGGTTCCTTATTATATTTCTTAAGTAACTCCAGTGCCTGTTGTCTTGTGATTGCTGTATTCATAGCGCCTGCGTCTCCTTATCTATAAAATTTTAGCTTTTTGTTTCCTTTAAAAGGACTCTATGCTGCTTTCTCCCGATACGAGGATTCCGTTTTCTTCCAAAAGCCTTGCGGTCACCCCGTCTCCTGGAACCTTTGTCCCTGAAAACGTCCCGTCATAAATGCAACCATGGCCGCAGGACGGACTCCGTTCCTTCAAAATTGCCCGCTTACAACCATATAGCCTGGCCAGTTTCAAGGTTTCCTCTGCTCCCTTTATAAAGCTGTCTGTCACGTCTTTTCCAGACCGGTCCACCACGCGGATCTCATCGTGATCACCTGTTACGACTTTAACAATCTGCTCCGCTGGCTCTCTTGGCGTCTCTAAACCTCCAAGCTGCTCCGGACAGACCGGTATGAAATTGTATTTCTCTATAAGCCCGATCAGGCTCTCCTGCCTGCCATTTCCGCCGTCATAGCGGCAATTGACTCCCAGCAGGCAGGCACTCACCAGAATGTTTTCTTTTTCTCCGCCCATCTTCCGCCTCCTTTTTCCTTACTTCTTTCACACCTTTTTGTAAAAAAACATCCTCCAGGCAAAAGCCCAGAGGACATCAATTCTTAGTCTCTTTTCATTATAGCACACGGAGTAAAATTTGCAATATTTTTGAAGTTCAAAATATTTTTCCAGTATATAAAAATTTGTTAGATACCCCTTAAAAACACCTTTATTTTCCAGCTCTATTTATAGATTTTATCTATAAATAAAAGCGAGGAAACCTCCTGTTTAAGCGAAAAAACGCATGTTCTAACTTTTTTTGTATGTGACTAAAAATTTTTTATATTTTCGTGGAATATCAATTGTTTTTGTATCATTTATATGTTAAAATGTATGAGAAAGAAGAATCACAACGCCATTTTTAACAAAATTATGCAAGAGAGTATTGTTAAAAACAATGTGCGGAATTATATAATATCAACTAAGAATGAAGAGAGAGAGGTATTGTCATGTATGTAGTAAATGTCAACGGCAAGGATTACCAGTCAGAAGAAGATTTAACATTAATGGATTTTCTCAGAAACAGACTTGGTATTACTTCCGTTAAAAACGGTTGTAAAGAAGGTGCCTGCGGTACATGTACAGTAATTGTGGATGGGAAGACTGTCCGTGCCTGCATTCTGAAATTGTCCAAACTGGAGGGCAAGAAGGTGCAGACCATAGAAGGATTTACACAGAGAGAACGGGATGTCTTTGTCTATGCCTTTGCGGCAGCCGGCGCCGTACAGTGCGGTTTTTGCATTCCGGGCATGGTGATCAGCGGCAAGTGCTTAATTGACCAGAATCCCAATCCAACCAGAGATGATGTAAAACAGGCGATCCGCACAAATATCTGCCGTTGTACAGGCTATACCAAAATAGAAGACGGCATTTTGCTTGCAGCAAAAATGTTCAATGAAAATTTAGAGGTTCCTGAACTTAAGCAGACTGCTGCCATAGGAGAAAGAACCTGCCGTGTGGATGCGGAAGCAAAAACACTGGGTACTGCCAAATATGCGGATGATTATTATCTGGAAGGCATGCTTTACGGAAAGAACGTGTTCACCAAATATGCACGCGCTAAAATAAATGGAATCGATACCAGCAAGGCTCTTGCAATGCCCGGCGTAGTCGCTGTCTATACGGCAAAGGACATTCCTGGAGACAGGTATATCGGACATCTGGCACATGACTGGCCCGGTATGATCGATGTAGGCGAAGAGACAAAATGCATCGGCGACACCCTTGCTATTGTTGTGGCAGAAACGATGGAACAGGCGTTGGCGGCAGTAAAAGCCGTAGAAATAGATTGTGAAGAATTAGAACCAATCCGCTCCCCAAAGGAAGCCATGGTACCAGGCGCTCATCAGGTACATGGCGAAGGCTTTATGCATTTTGGCAAATTCAGAACTCCGGTAAATAACCTTCTTGATCACGAGGAGGTAAAACGGGGTGACGCAGAGACAGCTCTTGCAAATTCCAAGTATGTTGCAGAAGGCACCTTCTTCGTTCCTCCAACAGAGCATGCGTTCATGGAACCGGAAACTGCTGTTGGTATTCCTGATGGCGACGGTGTTAAGGTAATTACCGGAGCACAGGGTATTTATGATGAACATCACGAATTAAGTGCATATCTTGGCCTCCCTCTGGAGAAAGTAAGAATTCAGAGTGCTTTTGTCGGCGGCGGCTTCGGCGGAAAGGAAGATATGAGCGTTCAGCATCAGGCTGCTCTTTGTGCTTATTTATCAAAGAGACCTGTAAAAGTATCCTTCTCCCGTCAGGAAAGCATTAATTATCATCCAAAGCGTCACGCCATGGAAATATACTGCAAGATCGGCTGTGATGAAAACGGTATTATCCAGGGTATGAAGGCAAGGCTTCTCTCTGATACGGGAGCTTATGCATCTTTAGGCGGTCCGGTACTTCAAAGAGCCTGTACCCATGCAGGTGGACCATATAATTACCAGAACGTGGACATCGAAGGGGATGCTTACTATACCAACAATCCGCCTGCAGGTGCATTTCGCGGGTTCGGCGTAACACAGTCCTGTATGTCAACGGAAGCTTTAATCAACCAGTTAGCAGATCAGATGGGAATATCCGGCTGGGAGATCCGTTACCGCAATGCCATCAGACCAGGCCAGTCCCTTCCTAACGGGCAGATCGCCGATGAAGGCACCGGTATGTTGGAAACCCTGGAAGCAGTAAAAGAAGATTTTGAAAAATATGAGGCAGACCCAAATTATTTCGTAGGAATTGCATCTGCCATGAAGAACGCAGGAATCGGTGTCGGTCTTGCAGACGTAGGCCGCTGTATCTTAAGAGTACGTGACGGAAAAGTTGTTACAGGCTCTTCTGCTGCTGCTATCGGCCAGGGACTTCAGACCATAACCTTACAGATGGTCTGTCAGACCACAGGTCTTGCACCGGAACAGGTAATCGTTGGACATCCGGATACAAAATACACACCAGACTCCGGAACCACAACCGCCTCCCGCCAGACCGTATTTACAGGCGAAGCAATCCACATTGCCGCAATGAAACTGAAAGAGGATTTGGATGCAGGACATTCCTTAAGTGATCTGGAAGGCAAAGAATATTATGGCGAATTTGATTTTAAGACAGATCCTATCGGCAGCGACAAACCAAACCCCGTAAGCCATATTGCTTATGGTTATGCAACTCAGCTTTATGTTCTTGACACTGAAGGAAAAGTTGTCAATATAATTGCAGCCCATGACATAGGCAAAGCCATCAATCCTCTTGCCGCAGAAGGCCAGGTAGAAGGCGGCGTTGCAATGGGTCTTGGTTATGGACTGACAGAGGACTTCCCATTAAAGGACGGCATTCCACAGGCTAAATTAGGTACTTTAGGCCTCTTTAAAGCACCTCAGATGCCTCCTGTTGACGTACGGTTCATTGAAAAGAATCCATCTGATGTAGCATTTGGAGCAAAAGGCGTAGGCGAGATCGTATGTGTTATGGGAGCACCTGCTTTGCAGAATGCTTATTTCAAGAAGGATGGTGTATTCCGTTACAAACTTCCTTTGGACAATACGTTCTACCGTAAACCAAAGCCAGCAAAATAAATAGTTACCAGAATACCCAAAAAAGGGCGGAATGTATACCGCCCTTTTTTATTACAAAAGCGCGAGGCAGCAAAAGGAGTACTCATATGACAGCAGGTTTTTATGAAGAATTAAAAAATGCCGATAAAAACACGAACTTAATCAGCCTGACAATCGTTGAAGGACAGGGGCTTGGAGCCAAAGCCCTGTGGTCGAATGGAGAAATCATCTGCAGGCAGGGAGACGAAAAAGCGTTTGATGCTTTTTCAGAGGATTTAAAAAGCATAGACAAAACCCAGACCATAAAATCTCAGGACAGCACTCTGTTCTGCGAATTTGTGACAGGAGAAAAGTATATGGTTGTATGCGGAGCCGGCCATATTTCCATCCCAATCATCAGAATCGGAAAGATGCTGGGATTCCATGTTACAGTGATTGATGACCGGTTATCTTTTGCCAATACCGCAAGAAAAGAAGGGGCTGACACCGTTATCTGCAAGCCTTTTAGGGAAGCCTTAGAAGAGATCAAGGGAAGCACCGGCCATTACTTTATCATCGTCACCAGAGGACACCGGTATGACCAGGACTGTTTATCTCAGATCATCGGCAAAAAAAATGCCTACATCGGTATGATCGGCAGCAAAGTCAGGGTAAGGCTTGTAAAGGATTTTTTAGCAGACGAAGGAATCAGCAGAGAGCTGCTTGACCAGGTTTACACACCCATCGGACTAAAGATCAACGCCCAGACCCCGGAGGAAATCGCCGTGGCAATTATGGCGGAGATCATTCAGGTAAAGAACGGAAGTAAAAAAAGCTTTGGCTACCCAAAGGAAATCCTTGACGGTCTCACTTCCCAGGAGTTATCTGACATGCCAAAATCCCTTGTCACCATTGTTTCCAGAAAAGGCTCCGCTCCCAGGGATGTAGGCTCAAAGATGGTTGTGATGCTTGACGGGAGCACCATTGGGACCATCGGAGGCGGCTGTGTGGAATCTGAGGTGTGTACCGCAGCGAGAGAAGTTGCCAGAGATAAAAAGCCGGTATTAATGAAGGTTGACATGACTCCGGGCAACGCAGAGGACGAAGGCATGGTATGCGGAGGCGTTGTAGAAGTATATATTGAGCCGGTCTTAAGCTGAACACACAAATTGGCCTTTAAAAAACACAATGACATTTTCCGAAATTTATAGTATACTTCTATAGATGGATTAGTATGAACGAAAGAAAGGAAGGCTGCACCATGTATTGTGTAAAAACTATTAAAGATGATTTGTTCTGGGTTGGGGGAAGTGACCGCCGTCTTGCCCTGTTCGAAAACGCCTACCCCATTCCGAAAGGGATTTCCTATAACTCCTATGTCCTGCTAGATGAAAAAACCATTCTTTTTGATACTGTTGACCGGGCTATCACCGGACAGTTTTTGGAAAATGTGGAAGCAGTCCTTGGAGGGCGGAATCTGGATTATATCATTGTAAATCATATGGAGCCGGACCACTGTGCCACTTTGGGTGAAATGGTCAGAAGATATCCGGATGTAAAGGTGATCTGCAATGCCAAGACTATCCCGATTATCAACCAGTTTTACGAATTCGGCGTTGATTCCAGAGCTGTCATTGTGAAGGAGGGGGACACGTTCTGCTCCGGCAAACATACCTTTACATTTTATATGGCTCCCATGGTTCACTGGCCGGAAGTAATGGTCACCTACGATACCATGGACAAGGTTCTATTTTCAGCCGACGCCTTTGGAACCTTTGGCGCAATGAACGGAAACTTATTTGCAGATGAAGTAAATTTTGAACGGGAATGGCTTGATGAAGCCAGAAGATACTATTCCAATATTGTAGGAAAATACGGCCCGTCTACCCAGACTCTTTTAAAGAAAATCTCTGATCTGGACATTCAGTTTCTTTGTCCTCTTCATGGACCTGTATGGCGTTCCGACATTTGCTGGTATATGGATAAGTATCTTAAATGGAGCAGCTATACTCCGGAAGAGAATGCTGTGATGATCGCCTATGGCTCCATTTACGGAAATACGGAGAATGCCGCCAACATCCTGGCATGCC is a genomic window of Lacrimispora sphenoides containing:
- a CDS encoding FprA family A-type flavoprotein — encoded protein: MYCVKTIKDDLFWVGGSDRRLALFENAYPIPKGISYNSYVLLDEKTILFDTVDRAITGQFLENVEAVLGGRNLDYIIVNHMEPDHCATLGEMVRRYPDVKVICNAKTIPIINQFYEFGVDSRAVIVKEGDTFCSGKHTFTFYMAPMVHWPEVMVTYDTMDKVLFSADAFGTFGAMNGNLFADEVNFEREWLDEARRYYSNIVGKYGPSTQTLLKKISDLDIQFLCPLHGPVWRSDICWYMDKYLKWSSYTPEENAVMIAYGSIYGNTENAANILACRLAERGIRNIVMYDVSNTHPSVLISEAFRCSHLVFASATYNGGIFSSMEHLLLDMKAHNVQNRTVALMENGSWGIMAGKKMTEIISEMKNMTILDQTITIKSSVKEDQLADIGALANTIAESIK
- a CDS encoding XdhC family protein, with the protein product MTAGFYEELKNADKNTNLISLTIVEGQGLGAKALWSNGEIICRQGDEKAFDAFSEDLKSIDKTQTIKSQDSTLFCEFVTGEKYMVVCGAGHISIPIIRIGKMLGFHVTVIDDRLSFANTARKEGADTVICKPFREALEEIKGSTGHYFIIVTRGHRYDQDCLSQIIGKKNAYIGMIGSKVRVRLVKDFLADEGISRELLDQVYTPIGLKINAQTPEEIAVAIMAEIIQVKNGSKKSFGYPKEILDGLTSQELSDMPKSLVTIVSRKGSAPRDVGSKMVVMLDGSTIGTIGGGCVESEVCTAAREVARDKKPVLMKVDMTPGNAEDEGMVCGGVVEVYIEPVLS